In the genome of Pempheris klunzingeri isolate RE-2024b chromosome 20, fPemKlu1.hap1, whole genome shotgun sequence, the window AAGGACGCGCATGCAGAGGCGGTTGACTTTGCGAGGTGCATGCTGGAAGAAGTCGCGGGCCGGCCTGAcaaccagcaccaccaccaagtagagagagaggaagagcgaggGAGAGCTGAGGAAGGAGGCTGAGATTAAAATCATGGGGATGTAATAAATCCCCAAACTGAAGGAGAGTCCTAAGCTGAAGAGGCCACTGGCCCAGAGGCTGAGCGACAGGtaggtggagagagacagagagcagcaggagcgGAGGAAGAGGTATGAGAAGAAGAGCGCCAAGAAGGCAAGCTCGGCggagagaaggacagaggcCACCGAGGGCAGAGGAGGTGAGCgacggagggagaggaggaagatggagagtaGCAGCAAAGTGAGGTTGGAGGGCTGGgcggcagcagagagggagaggaggaggcagatgGCGTGAGAGAAGAGTGAAGGGAGGGAAGtctggggggagggagggggaggaggggctggCGGGGGAATGGGCTCCAGCTCCTCCGCAGCATCAGGGAAGTAAAACTCAGAGAGCTCATCGATATCTCGCTCACGGAGCCGTCTCTTTTCTGGGGACAGGGATGAGATGAACTCTGACGGACAACCATCGGCCACGCCCCTgccctcatcttcctcttcactgTCTACATGAGCAGCTTTACTGTGATCATCCTCGTACTCCCACTGCACTCCTTCGACTTCCCTCACCTCTGtgccctcctccttctcatcttCACCTTCTCTGTCATCACTTCCCTTCTGTGTATTCTCATCATCTACCTCATCTTTCCTTTCAGCTGCAAGGATGCTCTCATCGTCCACCTCCCCATCCCTGAATTCCAAGACTGCTACATCGAGCTCATCTTGACCATCGCACATCTCCTTAGCTGCCACCTCCCTCTGGTTTTCTAACTCGccctccacctctcccaccCCCTTCTCAGAGTCCCAGCTACTGCTCTGCCCCTCAGTAGCCTGGCTCTCTCGTTCGTCAGGAGACCCCTGGCTCTGGGTGCTCTCACTCACTTTGAGGCTCTTGGGCTGTTGGCGGACCTCCACGGCGTGTTTCTGACGCAGTTCCTGCTCACGCCTCTTGTTATACTCCATCTGGTTGGTGAGCTCCGTCTGGTGCTGCGTGCGGATCAGCTCGGCCCGCGTATGCTGCACCAAGCCCAGCTGGCGGAACTCCAGCTCCTGAGTGGACTCGTGGTGACGAAGAAGCATGGCGCACTCCAGATCCTTCAAAGTCTGCTTCTTGTTCAGTTCCTACAGAAGAAACGGTGATGGTGAAGAGGCAGGAAGGATATTGTAGTAGGGGCGAGGACATTTTAGTATATAGTATCTGCAGCCATTTTTAAGGCAGTGATTAGCAGTAGTGTTTGTGttgacttttaaatgttttgggcATTCCCAGAATATGTATTAAAGTATGCAAAGTATATTTATGATCTGTGGTAAACACTGAAAACTTATTCCACCCGTTCTTTAAAGTTTTATTCAAAAGTCAAATAAGACCATGCAGCGTTTATGACAGTAAATATACACTACAATGGTCAGGTATCAGTTATAGTGATGGAGAGTCAATCATATTGGACCACTGGCTGCTTAAAATATGTCTTAAGGAGACTGAATTGTTGATCCGCGTTGCCaatctaatttaaaaatgatacCTCTCGGAGCAGATCTTGTTCCAGGTTGTGGCGTGCCAGCAGCATCTTTCTCTTGTACTGGCGACACTGTAGCTCATAATACTGCCTCTGCCGCCGCAGCAGGCCGGCTTCTTCCTccgcctgcagctgctgcagacactCCTTCTGATGCACCAACCACTCTTGTTTCTCCCGCTTCGGTGTTGACTGGTTCTCATTCAGTTCCTTGAGTGGAAATCAATTAAAAGCAAATGAGCAATGCTGTTAGTAAAATTTGAGCGTGATTAAGGGTCCATTTGAAGCCGCAGGGTAGTGGCGAAAAGAAAATGGAAGTTATGAACAGCAGCCaatttatgtaaaaacaggaaatgagtTTCTATCCATAAATTCTCACACAAATGCGTTAGTGGCAGCTGACTGGTGACATAATGTGACAAAATCCAGAAGCACCTCTTTGAGCTGCTCCTTTCGTTGGCGATACTGCCGTTTCTGGGACTCCAGCAGACTAGTTAACTCCTTCTTTTGCTGGGCCAGTATGTGCTGCTGAaacttcttctcctctgccaaAACTGCCTTTGTCTGAAAACGCATAAACACACAATCTCATTACTGTTGGGGCTGTGAGAGGCACCGTCTGCCCATGATGACACCGTAGCACCTTCAAACTTCTCTTCACTTTTGTTGTCAgcgtttttgttttaaaatgtttttattgccCCTGAGAGAAATACAAGGATAGACACTGGAAAAAGAAGAGTGGGGTTTGGATTAAGAACAGAGGACCTTGAGACAATCGCAGCCCATAGCGTGTTCCAACTGCCCAGCCGGACAAGCCAGACCAGATGGACAGAACGCCACTGCAGCTAAAGCAACCACCCCAGGGGGAGAAAAAAGCCTAAGCTAACCCAGCCTGACCCTGAGGCCGCTCCTGGCTGGTTAATGTTTGGTTGTAGGGAATGGAAAGGATGAAGGGACTCACAGcaggaaatcagagactgtttgtgcccacatctttacagagactaGGGGAAGGTGGACTCTGCTGAAGTTGACAGGCAGCTTTCCCCATTTCCATCATCCTCTTTCCCTTAATCGCACACTTCTGCGTCTCAAATTGTCTAGCTTTCTCCACTTCTTATTCATGTATCCCTGCGTTCTCCCCTCGCATcgctcactcattcactcttCCACCAGCTCACCTCCTTCTCCAGGATGACCTGGTGCTTCTTGGAGAGTTTTTCTCCCTCCATTGAGAAGCTGTTCCTCTGATTCTCCAGCTCTTTGTCCAGTCTCAGCTGGTGCTCGTCCATCTCTGCCTTCAGTTTGTTCTCTAGGCCCATTAGTTGCTTCTGATGCTGCCGTCGCATTCGCTTGTACCTGTGAAGGGACACCGGGAATGAAGTTAGCTAGACGGAAGAGGGAAAGCCCTTGAGAGATACTGTCACTACTTTTTCGACTTTTACTTCTAACATGGTTTTCACTGAGGGTTGCCTTTGTTCTCTTTGAAGTACAAACATTAAGGGTGGCCATTTCATTTAAACTTTTATAAGGCAGGCTCTATACAGCCCGTTTGAACTGCGAGTATGATTAAGAGCTAGACAAATAAAACTTGACAAGTGgttgctttctctttcttttacagCAATGTATGATTTACCAGCCCTGATTCACAACGGTTATGTTACCCTGACATCTGCTCCCTCAGGGCAGAGCCCTGCTCGTGTTCCTGGATCTGACGCGTGACGAGCGAGGCTGTCCTGATGGTGGCAAAATGGTCTCTGCCACGACGacgcctccctcctcctcctcctcctcctcctccaccactgccaCCGCCGCCACCAGCAGAGGAGGCTTCCCGTTGTGAGTCAACCTCTGGCTGATAGGGATCATCATAGATATTGTCATGGCTCTAAACAGGGGAGACgaggtgaaaaaaaagagagagaggaatgatTTGTAAAAAACTAATTgtggtgttttaatgtttttaactgACTAATCTCTTACCTAGATCATCCTGGTGctagaaattaaataaattgacCATATAACTAAATTTGGGGCTTTCAAGCCCACCAAAGAGTCAACCACACCATGAAGCTGTGGCAGTAGGTGTGGGGAGCTTGCTGCCATGCTGattttctgcttctgctctgTGGGTGGCGACACTAACATGTCTACACTGGTGCTGTTATTACCTTCTACTTCCTGTAGGTGGTGCACACTTGCATGTGTATATAACTGGTCTGACAATGACAGATCAGCTTCTCTTGCAGACCACATGCAGCCAATATACTGTGTAGTACAGTGTGTCCAAGTCCAGTATTTCAGACAAATCAGAGGACAAACGCAAGATAAGCTTCCAATAACTCTACACACTTTGCTCACTGAGTTGATCTGAAAACTTAATTTCAAATAAGTCtaaggaaaagaaaggaaacgAAAGCCTTGGCTCTGTGTGAAACTGAGTGCAGAatgggaggggtggggggggggggggggggggtgtaacgATACTCCACCTCAACATACCCACCCACAGTAAAGCATTCGGACTGACCAGGGGCTTGTGCAGGACAGAGCTGTTGGAGGTGACCGTGTGCTCTCCCTCCTGCATCATAGCCATCTCCCCGCTGTCGTCGGAGCCGTCTGCCAGACTGTTGACCGAACTACTCTGGGAGCTGGCGCTGATTGACATGGATGGCAGAGAGTGGGAGCTCTCCATGCTGTTGACTGTGCCGGTGCGCAGCATATACTGCTCCACATCCTGGTGGAAGGGAGAAAAGATTTAGTCGAGACGGTTAAAATATTGGGAGGACAGTCAGGACtttggtgatgatggtgaagatgcgGTCTCTTTACTCATACGGTTCTAGTAGCAATGGTAGCGGTGTACCGACCAGTTTATAGAGAATATAAACATATGCTTATTGTATGAAAACCtttctgagcagagagagtaaaatatgaaacatactaacagtgacaCACAGGCCTATACTCTAGCAGCGCAGCCCCACATTCTCTGAATTCCTTCATTTCCTTTTGGGGGGAAACAGCCAAAGGGAATTAAATGTTGATGGAAACAAAGGCCTTTGTATGAAGAGGAAGGGGTCCCAAGTTCCCAATATACATTGAGAAGTACAATACAAAGGCAGGATGGATGCTAAAACCAGCTGTTTCCCTCGTACACCCTGATAGGTGCTTATTGCTCTTCAAAAATATTAGGTTTGTTGAAGGTTTGTCTTCAAGGCAACTAGTGTGCTTGAGTGCCACTAACTTTGGAGTTACTACAGGATCTGATTTAGTGCAACTGgcatttaatttagtttaaagTGAGCATAAATTAAGAGCTGAAAGTCAATAGAAGCTAGTATTTATCTATATTATCAGTCGCTGCGTCTCTAACCTTCCcacctctcttcctttttcctcaTGTCTCACAACAGCTCTgttggcctcctcctcctcctcctcctctcctccgtccCATTCTTacctcttcctcatctcctccttctgGTGCGGGACCGTTGTGTGCCTCGTGGAAAAGGATTTTCTTCATCTTCCGGTACTGAAGGTTGTCCAGCTCGCGGACAGCATCCTTGGTGCGGGCGATCAGGTCCATCACAACCGTCATGGGACGCTCTCTGCATAGGAAATGGTGCTGGGTGGACAGAGACAGATTGTACAATTAAATAGTGTGAGGATTCTAATGTCAAGGTCCCTGTATATTAGAAACCTACATGGGATTTAGGGTGTTTGTTTTGGGGCTGGGCGATTATGATTGTTGATCATGATTATTTTCCTTTATACTGCAATTCTGCCTATTAACCACGACTGTGAAGGACCATTTATATAGACCATCTATTGTGAAACCTCTTTATTCAGGAAGTGATCATTCTCAGTTGACTGTGACTGAATTATTTGGTTGTGTAACTCCATGCCTATTTGTTGATCTGggcagtgtgtttttgtttagtttgagaACATTTTTAATGCCTTTAGTGCAatattgtgtcattttaaatgacaaaatatgtgCTACACTGTAGCCTCTGGGAATTTCTCTGTATTTACACCAATTCAATTGACAAAATCAGAATATATTGGACAAATTCATTCCTACAGCACATGGCCAATCATTGTTGGCACAAAGGAGCACATAAACTAAACTAGGCTGCCTACTTCCTTACTACAAGCTCCACTCACTATTTTCCTTTGATGTTGAAACGTTAGGCAAATCATGTTTCCCCAACAGCAACAGGCTGACCTGCTTATGACTGTGCCAAAGCATGATTGAGCCAACAGTAACAGCCAATGTACACAGAGACTACTACAGTATTTGATTAACACTCAACACCAGGTAGCAGCTGGTCGTAactgaagagacagaggagcacTTATTTTTAACTGACTAATTTAACTTCCAACACCTGGTGTACAAAACAGAATTAAATTTAATGTCTGCATGCCTCTGAATTTGATTATTGCCATTAAAGAATGCTATACAATGAATGATTGTGCAACCCACGCAGAAAGGCTCAAACCTCCATTTGTGACCTACACATAACACACGTTA includes:
- the taok2b gene encoding serine/threonine-protein kinase TAO2 isoform X2; its protein translation is MPSSVRAGSLKDPEVAELFFREDPEKLFTDLREIGHGSFGAVYFAHDIRTNEVVAIKKMSYSGKQSNEKWQDIIKEVKFLQKLRHPNTVEYRGCYLREHTAWLVMEYCLGSASDLLEVHKKPLQEVEIAAITHGALQGLVYLHSHNMIHRDVKAGNILLTEPGQVKLGDFGSASIVAPANSFVGTPYWMAPEVILAMDEGQYDGKVDVWSLGITCIELAERKPPLFNMNAMSALYHIAQNESPVLQSNHWSDYFRNFVDSCLQKIAQDRPTSDVLLKHHFLCRERPMTVVMDLIARTKDAVRELDNLQYRKMKKILFHEAHNGPAPEGGDEEEDVEQYMLRTGTVNSMESSHSLPSMSISASSQSSSVNSLADGSDDSGEMAMMQEGEHTVTSNSSVLHKPLSHDNIYDDPYQPEVDSQREASSAGGGGGSGGGGGGGGGGRRRRGRDHFATIRTASLVTRQIQEHEQGSALREQMSGYKRMRRQHQKQLMGLENKLKAEMDEHQLRLDKELENQRNSFSMEGEKLSKKHQVILEKETKAVLAEEKKFQQHILAQQKKELTSLLESQKRQYRQRKEQLKEELNENQSTPKREKQEWLVHQKECLQQLQAEEEAGLLRRQRQYYELQCRQYKRKMLLARHNLEQDLLREELNKKQTLKDLECAMLLRHHESTQELEFRQLGLVQHTRAELIRTQHQTELTNQMEYNKRREQELRQKHAVEVRQQPKSLKVSESTQSQGSPDERESQATEGQSSSWDSEKGVGEVEGELENQREVAAKEMCDGQDELDVAVLEFRDGEVDDESILAAERKDEVDDENTQKGSDDREGEDEKEEGTEVREVEGVQWEYEDDHSKAAHVDSEEEDEGRGVADGCPSEFISSLSPEKRRLRERDIDELSEFYFPDAAEELEPIPPPAPPPPPSPQTSLPSLFSHAICLLLSLSAAAQPSNLTLLLLSIFLLSLRRSPPLPSVASVLLSAELAFLALFFSYLFLRSCCSLSLSTYLSLSLWASGLFSLGLSFSLGIYYIPMILISASFLSSPSLFLSLYLVVVLVVRPARDFFQHAPRKVNRLCMRVLFRLPRPLFAMCQSVLGGMAERNLYEMFPKAGRNWGVRQSKIPVPLKSLPLEFQARCGNTSSLAKGLLWARRFSRRPLGVLADLANSIVLKLARQLLKKLPLNVRSKLQTVGLLKKEMPSRLPLLLPREVRERRQSERRRRERERQRREERVFRDEGRWECGLRRTSSGRFVRGKIRPWR
- the taok2b gene encoding serine/threonine-protein kinase TAO2 isoform X1, giving the protein MPSSVRAGSLKDPEVAELFFREDPEKLFTDLREIGHGSFGAVYFAHDIRTNEVVAIKKMSYSGKQSNEKWQDIIKEVKFLQKLRHPNTVEYRGCYLREHTAWLVMEYCLGSASDLLEVHKKPLQEVEIAAITHGALQGLVYLHSHNMIHRDVKAGNILLTEPGQVKLGDFGSASIVAPANSFVGTPYWMAPEVILAMDEGQYDGKVDVWSLGITCIELAERKPPLFNMNAMSALYHIAQNESPVLQSNHWSDYFRNFVDSCLQKIAQDRPTSDVLLKHHFLCRERPMTVVMDLIARTKDAVRELDNLQYRKMKKILFHEAHNGPAPEGGDEEEDVEQYMLRTGTVNSMESSHSLPSMSISASSQSSSVNSLADGSDDSGEMAMMQEGEHTVTSNSSVLHKPLVSPNALLWSHDNIYDDPYQPEVDSQREASSAGGGGGSGGGGGGGGGGRRRRGRDHFATIRTASLVTRQIQEHEQGSALREQMSGYKRMRRQHQKQLMGLENKLKAEMDEHQLRLDKELENQRNSFSMEGEKLSKKHQVILEKETKAVLAEEKKFQQHILAQQKKELTSLLESQKRQYRQRKEQLKEELNENQSTPKREKQEWLVHQKECLQQLQAEEEAGLLRRQRQYYELQCRQYKRKMLLARHNLEQDLLREELNKKQTLKDLECAMLLRHHESTQELEFRQLGLVQHTRAELIRTQHQTELTNQMEYNKRREQELRQKHAVEVRQQPKSLKVSESTQSQGSPDERESQATEGQSSSWDSEKGVGEVEGELENQREVAAKEMCDGQDELDVAVLEFRDGEVDDESILAAERKDEVDDENTQKGSDDREGEDEKEEGTEVREVEGVQWEYEDDHSKAAHVDSEEEDEGRGVADGCPSEFISSLSPEKRRLRERDIDELSEFYFPDAAEELEPIPPPAPPPPPSPQTSLPSLFSHAICLLLSLSAAAQPSNLTLLLLSIFLLSLRRSPPLPSVASVLLSAELAFLALFFSYLFLRSCCSLSLSTYLSLSLWASGLFSLGLSFSLGIYYIPMILISASFLSSPSLFLSLYLVVVLVVRPARDFFQHAPRKVNRLCMRVLFRLPRPLFAMCQSVLGGMAERNLYEMFPKAGRNWGVRQSKIPVPLKSLPLEFQARCGNTSSLAKGLLWARRFSRRPLGVLADLANSIVLKLARQLLKKLPLNVRSKLQTVGLLKKEMPSRLPLLLPREVRERRQSERRRRERERQRREERVFRDEGRWECGLRRTSSGRFVRGKIRPWR